ttgaatcgattcatatccaagtctaccgataaatgtctcccattctacaagcttctaagaataataagaagtttcttatgggacgagaaatgtgaggaagccttcaagcaattgaaggcttacctctccgaacccccgatcctatctaaaccagtagtaggagagccattgtacctgtacctcgctgtatgactgctgcagtcagcggcgttctagtacgagaggaacaaaacgaacaaagacctgtctattacaccagtaaaagtttgatagacgccgaaaccaggtaccccgcaatggaaaaactagctctagcagtcgtaacagctgccagaaactgcgaccttacttccaatcgcactcgatcgttgtaatgacctcacaaccattacgaatgatattgcacagccctagccagtcagggcgattggctaaatgggccatagagctcagcgaatatgatatcgagtatagacctcgagcagcagcgaaagctcaggtcccgCTGACTTTATCATTGAATTGACATCCgagcagttagactccgaaatggaatctccgaagtggagcctatacgtcgacggagcctcatcaaaacagggctccggtatcggtctaaggctaacttcttcagcaggagaaaccatcgagcagtcatataggctcggattcagcgcctcaaacacacgaagctgaatatgaagcactaatcgcagggttgaagctcgccctaagcctcggaatccgagagctaaacgcttatagtgattcacagctagtagctagccagtttcacggagaatatgaaacgagggacgaaagaatgggggcatatctcgaagtcgtccagaacctcactaggcagttcgacaaattcgagctaacgagaatcccacgaggtgagaactcctcagcagatgcgttggctgctttagcttccacgtcagacccctcgtaaaacgaatcatacccgtagaaggaatcgagaaaccaagcatcgacatagctactaaagctgagaaagagagcaaactaacagcgcaacccgaaggtacctgccctgaaacggtagctacccaggttttcacaacattttggtttccaaaaaccagaatatgcagcgcAAAAAAGCATACCTCTGGGAACATAATCCAAATCACGGaagatattcctcgaaattcagactccttagagcctgatctcgagaatacccccgggggcaccaactcagacccagtcatctgcagagttaaaaccagaagccgtacagctctccaaaattcatctggaggtattcctcggaattcagactccctggagcccaatcctaccaatacctccgggggcaccacgacaccaggtcccgaacaggaacctccctcgtctcttcataacaaagttgtaggaagagaggattggagaattccaatcacgcaatacatcctggagggaaagactccacccaataaatgggaggctcgaaagctcaaagcattaagcgcgagatattgcgtaactgaatctgtcctcctcaaacgaagcatttccggaccttacctaaaatgcgtccatggcctcgttgctatgagactcatgaaggaaatgcacgacggttcctgcgggaaccactctggaggaagagctttagccatcagaatcaaaagacaaggatatttctggcctaccattattgcagattgtgaggcctattcctcttcatgcgacaaatgccagaggcatgcaccgattatacaccaacctgcgaaaaagctgtctaacatatctgccccttatccatttatgagatggtccatggatatcgtgggaccactagtaccatcagaaagtggaaagaagaagctatgcttcctcttagtcttaacggactacttcacaaaatggatagaggctgaagctttccagcaggtaaccagggtcgaggtcgagcaatttgtatggaaagatatcgtgtgtagacacggcgtcccatacgaaatcgtaactgacaatggaggacaattcatatcccacgatttcaaaatattttgtgataagtggaatattcgcctgaccttctcatcacctcgccgacctcaaggtaacggacaggcggaggctgctaataaatcagtattagcaaacctcaagaaacgcctcggaacccagaaggaactctggtcagagaagttacttgaagtactttgggcatgtcggaccaccccacgaaaagctacagaagaaactcctttctccttagcatatgggatggaagctgtcgttccagctgaaaccattgctggtagcctccgccgggaactctgtacatccaatcccgcagctaatgatcagctcctaactgacagcctcgatctaatcgaggaaagacgggaccgagctttgattcgcattcagaactatcagcaagcaatggcacgacagtacaattccaaagtcaggctccggcagttcgctgtaggtgacctagtacttaggaaagttttcgaaggaaccaaagaaccaaatgctgggaagttaggaactaactgggaaggtccctatcagatcatccatgtagtacgacctggcgtttacaagctccgaaaggtgcgaaccggggtacctgaaatcagatcgtggaacgccacgaatcttaagagatattatcattaggtacctaaaattcctgaactacgttaggcttgatcccttgactgggtacgtaggcaactccgtcatgagtgcagccccaacctcatttcaaacacttcgttcactacaatcaaagggggcatatgtctgattaaaatcacatagcccacgcagcaagtgtatgatcgtcgtaatacagcaattgtatgattactatgataccatgtatccaattatcaataaagaaattattctcgttatctcaattctttaacaaaacaggtccctgcaaacctgaacctaaggtcttaaaatccttaacaatcctaaaggtcttaaaatccttcaaagcaatatcaggtctcgactaacctgaacctaaggtcttaaaatccttcaaagcaatatcaggtctcgacgaacctgaacctaaggtcttaaaatccttcagacaatatcaggtctcgacgaacctggacctaaggtctttaaatccttaccaaatctccaaggtcttaaaatccttgtcaattctccaaggtcttaaaatccttatcaaatctccgaGGTCTTAAAAgcctcatcaaatcacaaaggtcttaaaatcctaagcaaacttcaacgggtcttaaaatcccacaaacaagttCAGGTTTCCAAGAACCCCCACCCAAGGTGTCCAgattaaacttaggttcctaaaaactCTAAGCTAATCCCGATactccaagaattcctcttaaggaactaaaaacgaccaaagtccTCCAGACTTATCGTAAGATTCGATTATGATCAAAGTTGTCATATTTCACGACTaaagccaaaaactcaaaatgaaacgaaaaccaagtttgaaattaaacaagggtttaaaagcctccccaggctaacaaagATTCAAAGTACGaacagataaaggtttaaagACCTCCTCAGGCCATAAGTTatagaaacaaatgaaaacaaagcccatcgggcagaaatcctagaaaacatgaaagagcctcagatcttaaacttccttgtcatccgagttcttctcagctcccttaccagctggatcttcctcctcagggacctcttcctccatctccttgtcgctacctccagaggcggtttcgactggggctgagtaagaacccaccaatcccaaattagaaccgaactctccagaaaaggagagattaaacatattaacctcaaaagtacctgagctctcagagagttggggaagagggagcttgccgatcgagaagtccgagacctgagccttctcgtatgccgcaacagcttccggcattATTGCCACCAAGTTATCATACTCgtcttgagtactcttaatctcgccatccagtatgtctttcaggagctcggtgttggcttgaatctcttgagcatgaacaAGGAGGtcgacttcgtccttcttcttggagaacttctccttgacgaTAACCAGAATTTTGTTGTAGGCTTCGGCTACCTCtttctttcctctccggacggctagcctgacctcagcttccttgttcttctggctgcttTGAGATGTGGCAATCAACTTcttgacttgatactcggctatcttccgagcagcatccaactccccaatcttcctatttttcacctggaggtcaatcagctggctctcgatcgtcccttgctgagcatcacattTAGAGCCAAGCCTCTTCACCTCggcttggagatccgagatcagagcccgagtctgattgagctcagCCTTGTTGGCCTTGACCAACTCAGTGACCTGGGCTAATTCCTCGGCACTAGGGGCATTGTGTACAGCGtcctcaaacttgaactgagcTCTGTTGATAGCACCAGCCAGCTGCAGAAAACGGAAAACGATTTAGCGAAATCTTCCAAAGAAAAAGCTGAAAGATGAAATAAACtccatacctgacccatgtgatgagcaatatcgacgtactcatccttgtgcgtgagattggagatcgaggggagggaacACCCGGGACTCTTCATGTGCCTCATCAAAGTAGCTAAACCCCACGGATCGtccaaaaccgatccaggcttcgaatgagcaaagttccagccaacggttcctcctctagaggaggaggaggaagacctcgaaggtctgtcaacctggtcggttcgggacctcttgttcctcggggGCTCAAGCTCCGGAGGATCCCTCACTATTTGAGGATCAGCCTCAGTCATCGGGACCTCGGAGGAAAGaccaacttcctgaaccttAGGCTCCGAAGAGCTaacacctttagcaggagcagagcctccttcgtcaagaacctccttcacagagtcaagaAAGGATCCTCCCTGGTTCTTGTCactccctctagaggagctggcagccttggttgatctacccctggaacggaaggaaggttgAATTGGCATCTTCTGTGAATGAGTCTTCGaggaagtacttgctccggaggAAACTTCGAGAACGGAATCACCTTCAGAAACTAAGACATGAAAAAGATTCATTAATCGCATGAGACAAATTCGGAtagtaaaaatcatgaattaagaataaaatgttaccttctaaaccagcaaccgtcactgaGTCAGGGAAGGACGCCTGATATCGCTCAGGAAACCTAGCTGATCCGACTCTTGAAGTGGTGTAAGCCCCCCAAGAGTTAGGACTGTGCTGTAGCTTCCTGTAGAGAGCTCTAGTGAGTTTGCTAGATAACTTGACAGGATCTTTGATTTCTGCAAAAGGAGTCAAGAGACAATTAGCATAATATGACAAACAAAGATAAACATGTGagcatatccctaaaatcctaaccggaaATATCAGACCATGAGTTCCTGAGGtcacggcctacaggaaccgtcgaagggtcaatcttaacataaaaatacttcttgcgccagtcatcatcactggccgaGAACTTGAAAACGCCTAGCCCTGAGCGACAGGGgagatagtaggtaccgctcccgccatccttggaagtgctctcctttatcgagaagagactcattaaCTCGGACAGCCCaacgataactccttcctccttggctctagtgatgaacccgtttatcactcggatgaccgacgggcaaagttgaggaagagctagctggtaatgatctaagagatccagcaaaagggtgggaagaggaaatctaaggtggcacttggagatatatttttcatgaacgcagaaccaaccctccggagcgGTCTCGGGGTTCTCGTTTTCAGCACAAGCTCTAACTAGATCGCTcttgccgtgagcttgaacGGCAAGATTGACAACGTCCTGACCCTTCAAGAGGGAAGGAAAGTGAGGaccggaggaggcgctcttgccgcctttcttcttcatcttcttaacTCTCgctccgatcgagtctttattctttttcttcttggcttccgtcatcttctcaccagcttcccgtttgaccttcataatacgggcaccggaggctgagatctgaacttcgccggaaccttcttttcgGCTCATGATAGTGAAGGGAAAGGAAAATAGGAAGCAAAAGAAGGGAATCGATCTAAGGCAGAATCTCAGAGAGAAGTTCGAGATGAAGAATTGGATTGATCGAGAAgcgtataaaaaaaaaataatgacgaaaaaacggtaaaataaaggaaagggggtgaattaccttggaaaccgtcgagaggcgtggaggaagtggagagacaagtagttaattctctcagctttatatcccatcacgtctcgaaaatcggaaattaaatttcaaactcGCTTTAATCTAAAGCTGTCGATTTAATTAAGGACAGATTATAGCCGTCCGATCGGATAAGAGTAAATgcggttgagatagctagtaatcatgatctcaacaagagaatctagcttggacggctaggtctagctcccgagaataacgaaacctcatctcgagagctgggggcaactgtt
The Raphanus sativus cultivar WK10039 chromosome 1, ASM80110v3, whole genome shotgun sequence DNA segment above includes these coding regions:
- the LOC130497560 gene encoding uncharacterized protein LOC130497560, with protein sequence MKKKGGKSASSGPHFPSLLKGQDVVNLAVQAHGKSDLVRACAENENPETAPEEIKDPVKLSSKLTRALYRKLQHSPNSWGAYTTSRVGSARFPERYQASFPDSVTVAGLEVSEGDSVLEVSSGASTSSKTHSQKMPIQPSFRSRGSAPAKGVSSSEPKVQEVGLSSEVPMTEADPQIVRDPPELEPPRNKRSRTDQVDRPSRSSSSSSRGGTVGWNFAHSKPGSVLDDPWGLATLMRHMKSPGCSLPSISNLTHKDEYVDIAHHMGQLAGAINRAQFKFEDAVHNAPSAEELAQVTELVKANKAELNQTRALISDLQAEVKRLGSKCDAQQGTIESQLIDLQVKNRKIGELDAARKIAEYQVKKLIATSQSSQKNKEAEVRLAVRRGKKEVAEAYNKILVIVKEKFSKKKDEVDLLFLKVIPFSRSFLRQQVLLEKTHSQKDANSTFLPFQG